From the Streptomyces pluripotens genome, one window contains:
- a CDS encoding acetyl-CoA C-acetyltransferase, translating to MSTEAYVYDAIRTPRGRGKANGALHGTKPIDLVVGLIHEVRDRFPDLDPAAVDDIVLGVVSPVGDQGSDIARIAAVAAGLPDTVAGVQENRFCASGLEAVNLAAAKVRSGWEDLVLAGGVESMSRVPMASDGGAWFNDPMTNLDVSFVPQGIGADLIATIEGFSRRDVDEYAALSQERAATAWKEGRFDRSVVPVKDRSGLVVLDHDEHPRPGTTADSLGKLKPSFADIGELGGFDAVALQRYHWVEKIDHVHHAGNSSGIVDGASLAAIGSRAVGERYGLTPRARIVSAAVSGSEPTIMLTGPAPATRKALAKAGLTIDDIDLVEINEAFAAVVLRFVKDMGLPLDKVNVNGGAIALGHPLGATGAMILGTLIDELERQDKRYGLATLCVGGGMGIATIVERI from the coding sequence GTGAGCACCGAAGCGTACGTGTACGACGCGATCCGCACCCCGCGCGGCCGCGGCAAGGCGAACGGCGCCCTGCACGGCACGAAGCCCATCGACCTGGTCGTCGGTCTCATCCACGAGGTCCGCGACCGTTTCCCCGACCTCGACCCAGCAGCCGTCGACGACATCGTGCTCGGGGTCGTCAGTCCGGTCGGCGACCAGGGCTCGGACATCGCACGGATCGCCGCCGTCGCCGCGGGGCTGCCGGACACGGTCGCCGGCGTACAAGAGAACCGCTTCTGTGCGTCTGGTCTGGAAGCCGTCAACCTGGCCGCCGCCAAGGTCCGCTCGGGCTGGGAGGACTTGGTCCTCGCCGGCGGCGTCGAGTCCATGTCCCGTGTCCCGATGGCCTCCGACGGCGGTGCCTGGTTCAACGATCCCATGACCAACCTCGACGTCAGCTTCGTTCCGCAGGGCATCGGCGCCGACCTCATCGCCACCATCGAGGGCTTTTCCCGCCGGGACGTGGACGAGTACGCGGCCCTGTCGCAGGAACGTGCCGCGACCGCCTGGAAGGAGGGCCGCTTCGACCGCTCGGTCGTTCCCGTCAAGGACCGCAGCGGCCTGGTCGTCCTCGACCACGACGAGCATCCGCGCCCCGGTACCACCGCCGACTCCCTCGGCAAGCTGAAGCCGTCCTTCGCGGACATCGGCGAGTTGGGCGGCTTCGACGCGGTCGCGCTGCAGCGGTACCACTGGGTGGAGAAGATCGACCACGTCCATCACGCGGGCAATTCCTCAGGCATCGTCGACGGCGCTTCGCTCGCCGCGATCGGCTCCCGGGCGGTCGGTGAGCGCTACGGCCTCACCCCCCGCGCGCGGATCGTCTCCGCGGCCGTCTCCGGCTCCGAGCCCACCATCATGCTCACTGGGCCCGCCCCCGCCACCCGCAAGGCCCTGGCGAAGGCCGGCTTGACCATCGACGACATCGACCTGGTCGAGATCAACGAGGCGTTCGCCGCAGTGGTCCTACGGTTCGTCAAGGACATGGGCCTGCCATTGGACAAGGTCAACGTCAACGGCGGTGCCATCGCCCTGGGCCACCCGCTCGGGGCGACCGGCGCGATGATCCTCGGCACGCTCATCGACGAACTGGAGCGCCAGGACAAGCGCTACGGACTCGCCACGCTGTGCGTGGGTGGCGGCATGGGTATCGCCACCATCGTCGAGCGCATCTGA